One stretch of Oncorhynchus clarkii lewisi isolate Uvic-CL-2024 chromosome 1, UVic_Ocla_1.0, whole genome shotgun sequence DNA includes these proteins:
- the LOC139388005 gene encoding leucine-rich repeat and IQ domain-containing protein 3, translated as MDSLDAQRKYLVTCSESLILSHGQGPGLDLVEKETDPQQVVMVNLSCLLLKNLDNVGSCRSLRVCILADNFISTIDALIACVHIVKLDLKGNQITQLPGVVFWDSLRRLQLLHLHDNNIGTRKNIEGLSGCPNLTALTLYDTPLSLKGNYRHCIINSIWSLKALDNFVVSDEEIIENWILPLHFKTLCHHFYLNLYPAAKMGPYQSEMRAIHKIISEVNRIQSVYSPTLIIQRWIRGHLTRKRLGLVPAVPSRERFSIRVHLSPIPSVETDSQQTQRETWVKECTAKQHLQRHEEQDAKIKRLYVNLKKLVQAGSPEVIQEVVTSQASLEAKKQKDISPPHNTLQNSKTMRSNRAKHSEAKRDFTAAEEFYEEKLGKMCFRLIGFKALVHQVEPVSNMLISRQQGGRDIRSAIHLFHTQRPEPPKRPQPRPPLINAEKRLMGRCLGSISLAPFQVIQRAYRMREQAEALQRRAKQVAHSQARREGAQGQRHGLLEARREVVLQVREKEQEEMEGALALLRASRDREVQEVRQRHAVFLEEKRRRASERAMVVAFSRQHAFLSKTVNRHAVRQRQSHTQQERSVMVSSSRQQSRIQRELIMGCIEDRQQSLKEEAITSRVNRDTYLATKHTNQLLRAQERVASVKASYAKMEVLHPVPVNQTA; from the exons ATGGATTCACTTGATGCCCAAAGGAAATACCTAGTGACCTGCTCGGAGTCCCTTATATTGAGCCATGGGCAGGGACCAGGTTTGGACCTAGTGGAGAAAGAGACTGACCCTCAACAGGTTGTTATGGTCAATCTGAGCTGCTTACTGCTGAAAAACCTGGATAATGTGGGAAGCTGCAGGTCACTAAGAGTATGCATCTTGGCAGACAATTTTATATCCACGATAGATGCTCTCATCGCATGTGTGCATATAGTGAAGTTGGATCTTAAAGGAAATCAG ATAACCCAACTCCCCGGCGTAGTGTTCTGGGACAGCCTGAGACGACTCCAGCTGCTCcatctccatgacaacaacattgGGACTAGAAAGAACATTGAGGGGTTGTCAGGCTGTCCTAACCTCACAGCATTGACCCTCTACGACACACCGCTCAGCCTAAAGGGAAACTACAGACACTGCATCATCAACAGCATCTGGTCACTGAAGGCTCTGGATAACTTTGTGGTCTCTGACGAGGAGATCATTGAAAACTGGATCCTCCCTCTGCATTTCAAAACCCTCTGTCATCATTTTTACTTGAACCTCTATCCAGCAGCTAAGatg GGGCCTTATCAGAGTGAAATGAGAGCAATCCATAAGATTATATCAGAGGTCAATAGGATCCAGTCCGTTTATTCTCCAACGTTGATCATCCAACGATGGATCAGGGGACATCTGACCAGAAAAAGGCTTGG ACTTGTCCCTGCTGTGCCGAGCCGGGAGAGGTTCAGCATCAGAGTCCATCTGTCCCCCATCCCCTCTGTGGAGACAGACAGTcaacagacccagagagagacatgggtcAAAGAGTGCACAGCTAAACAGCACCTGCAG AGGCACGAGGAACAAGATGCGAAAATCAAGAGATTGTATGTCAATCTGAAGAAATTGGTGCAGGCTGGTAGCCCAGAG GTTATACAAGAGGTGGTGACAAGCCAGGCGTCTTTAGAGGCCAAGAAACAGAAAGACATCAGTCCTCCGCATAACACCCTTCAGAACAGTAAGACCATGAGGTCCAACAGAGCCAAGCACAGTGAGGCGAAAAGAG ACTTCACTGCTGCAGAGGAGTTCTATGAAGAGAAGCTTggtaaaatgtgtttccgcctcATCGGCTTCAAGGCTCTGGTCCACCAGGTCGAGCCTGTCAGCAACATGCTCATCTCCCGGCAACAGGGGGGACGGGACATCCGCAGCGCCATCCACCTGTTCCACACACAGCGTCCTGAGCCACCCAAGCGGCCCCAACCTCGACCACCCCTGATCAACGCAGAGAAGCGTCTGATGGGTCGCTGCCTTGGCTCCATCAGCCTAGCCCCCTTCCAGGTGATCCAGCGGGCCTATCGGATGAGGGAGCAGGCCGAGGCCCTGCAGAGGAGGGCCAAGCAGGTGGCCCATTCCCAGGCTCGGAGGGAGGGCGCCCAGGGCCAGCGCCACGGCCTCCTGGAGGCCCGTAGGGAGGTAGTGCtccaggtgagagagaaggagcaggaagagatggagggggccCTGGCCCTGCTGAGAGCTAGCCGGGACAGGGAGGTGCAGGAGGTCAGGCAGAGACACGCTGTGTtcctggaggagaagaggaggcgtGCATCGGAACGGGCCATGGTTGTCGCCTTCAGTAGGCAGCATGCCTTCCTGTCCAAGACGGTCAACAGGCATGCTGTGCGGCAGAGGCAGAGTCACACCCAGCAGGAGAGGAGTGTCATGGTTTCCAGCAGCAGGCAGCAGTCCCGGATTCAGAGGGAACTCATAATGGGATGCATAGAGGACAG GCAACAGTCTCTAAAGGAGGAGGCCATTACATCCAGAGTGAACAGAGACACTTATCTGGCCACAAAGCACACCAACCAACTCCTCCGAGCCCAGGAAAGAGTGGCCAGTGTGAAGGCCAGCTATGCCAAGATGGAGGTCCTGCATCCTGTACCGGTCAACCAGACTGCCTGA
- the LOC139422216 gene encoding acyl-coenzyme A thioesterase 11b produces MSCEKGDGDPMEDPLFILESGEVYRNPTEVKMSQIVMPCHANHCGELSVGQLLKWMDSTACLSAERHAGSPCITASVDDIHFEHTIGVGQVVNIKAKVNRAFTSSMEVGITVSCEDLFSSCQWNVCNAFATFVARRTEEGKVQLKQVIPRTQTEQMEYSIAAERRRMRLTHAEIITDLLSSNTAQLGECQEYQGAVSAERTRVESVELVLPPHANHQVSTFGGQIMAWMENVATIAACRLCNAHPTLRTIDMFHFRGPFHIGDRLVLKAIVNNAFKHSMEVGVCAEAYQGAGALRHINSAFMTFEVLDKDRKPRTLPRIRPEPVDGKRRYQEAIARKKIRLDRKYIISCKQTEVPLSVPWDVSNQMYLSYNNVSALKIMAARSNWMLSSEKNKVSLYTLEENQILCFKVETHVTVPAEQAFHLLSDLRRRHEWDRHYQKCDVIIQADEDDTIYRVATPCVSKGGKGQDFILLASRRKPCDSRDPYLIALRSVTLPTHPATEDYTRGEVLCAGFSIWEESNAVTKISYYNQATPGVLPYISNDIAGLSSSFYGTFHSCNKYLEENRDSLAVLPPSDL; encoded by the exons ATGTCGTGTGAGAAGGGCGACGGAGACCCCATGGAGGATCCCCTCTTCATCTTGGAGAGTGGCGAGGTGTACAGGAACCCCACAGAGGTCAAGATGAGCCAGATCGTGATGCCCTGCCACGCCAACCACTGTGGAGAGCTCAGCGTAGGACAGCTGCTCAAGTGGATGGACTCCACAGCCTGCCTGTCTG CTGAAAGACATGCTGGGTCTCCCTGTATTACTGCCTCTGTTGACGACATCCACTTTGAGCACACTATAGG AGTCGGACAGGTTGTTAACATCAAGGCAAAAGTGAACAGAGCCTTCACATCCAGCATGGAG GTGGGCATCACGGTAAGCTGTGAGGACCTGTTCAGTAGCTGCCAGTGGAACGTGTGCAATGCCTTTGCCACCTTTGTGGCTCGACGTACCGAGGAGGGGAAG gTGCAGCTGAAGCAGGTGATTCCGCGGACGCAGACAGAGCAGATGGAGTACAGCATCgcggcagagaggaggaggatgagactGACTCATGCTGAGATCATCACAGACCTACTGAGCAGCAACACAGCTCAACTAG GAGAGTGTCAGGAATACCAGGGTGCGGTGTCAGCAGAGCGAACCCGGGTGGAGAGCGTGGAGCTGGTGCTGCCTCCCCATGCCAACCACCAGGTCAGCACCTTCGGGGGTCAGATCATGGCCTGGATGGAGAACGTGGCCACCATCGCAGCATG TCGTCTGTGTAACGCTCACCCCACTCTGAGGACCATAGACATGTTCCACTTCCGGGGCCCGTTTCACATCGGTGACCGGCTGGTGCTAAAGGCCATTGTTAACAATGCCTTCAAACACAG TATGGAGGTGGGTGTATGTGCAGAGGCCTACCAGGGTGCGGGTGCGTTGCGGCACATCAACAGCGCCTTCATGACCTTTGAGGTGCTGGACAAGGACAGGAAGCCACGTACATTACCCCGGATACGACCCGAACCTGTG GATGGGAAGAGACGCTATCAGGAGGCTATTGCTAGGAAGAAGATCCGTCTGGATAG AAAGTACATAATCTCCTGCAAGCAAACAGAGGTTCCTCTGTCTGTGCCCTGGGACGTCAGCAACCag ATGTATCTCAGCTACAACAATGTGTCTGCACTGAAAATTATGGCTGCTCGAAGCAACTGGATGTTAAGCTCTGAGAAAAATAAG GTCAGTCTGTACACGCTGGAGGAGAACCAGATACTGTGTTTTAAAGTGGAGACTCATGTCACTGTCCCTGCTGAACAAGCGTTCCATCTGCTCTCAGACCTGCGCAGGAGACATGAGTGGGACAGGCATTACCA AAAATGTGATGTGATCATCCAGGCAGATGAGGATGACACTATTTACCGCGTGGCCACTCCGTGTGTCAGTAAGGGGGGGAAGGGCCAGGACTTCATCCTTCTGGCCTCTAGGAGGAAGCCCTGTGACTCCAG GGACCCGTACCTGATTGCCCTGCGCTCTGTCACCCTGCCGACCCACCCTGCCACTGAGGACTACACCCGGGGGGAGGTGCTCTGTGCCGGCTTCAGTATCTGGGAGGAGTCCAATGCTGTCACCAAG ATCTCCTACTACAACCAAGCCACACCAGGAGTCCTCCCTTACATCTCCAACGACATTGCAGGCCTTTCCTCCAGCTTCTACGGCACCTTCCACTCCTGCAACAAGTACctggaggagaacagagacagCCTGGCCGTCCTGCCCCCCTCTGACCTGTGA